A DNA window from Mucilaginibacter xinganensis contains the following coding sequences:
- a CDS encoding vitamin K epoxide reductase family protein: protein MQRFISNLFEPKTNGPETAALLAALLSVDVSATTLRKDIEEHPDNPSLLSISDVLNSYGIENLAIKTDAGKLSEIPLPCITQIQATGADFKYFTVVKEITDSQVRFFDSEKHQWTAIAKDDFASRFSEIVLLAQAGEKAGEKDYAEKIKTEKRVRLGQYILTLCLPALLLSAGILAFAQVGSGAVLPFIFSVFTLAGCAISTLLLWYEVDQYNPALHQICSSGTKVNCGAVLQSKAAKIAGISWSVVGFSYFMGLLLLPLFLGLASPVTLFTASWGNALALPYIFFSIYYQWHIVKQWCMLCLGVQGLLALQFAAALIGGWHGIMPFSTLFTPVVFLQALAAFAIPLIVSAILLPALQKAKESKELTIKLQKLKHNRQVFEALLPKQKEVTAVPAGLGITLGNPNAAYKLIKVCNPYCTPCAKAHQPMEDLLDNNPDVQVQILFVATNDEHDNRTPPVKHLLAIAETGNETVTKHALDDWYFAETKDYGQFAGKYPMNGELNRQAPKIAEMKAWCDSTKIEFTPTFFVALASDESNGQATYYQLPEMYSVSDLKYFFTV, encoded by the coding sequence CTCTAATCTATTTGAACCGAAGACCAACGGCCCCGAAACAGCTGCACTGCTTGCTGCTTTACTCAGCGTAGATGTATCGGCTACGACACTCAGAAAAGATATTGAAGAACATCCCGACAACCCAAGCCTGCTAAGCATCAGTGATGTGCTGAACAGTTACGGCATTGAAAACCTGGCTATAAAGACTGATGCCGGTAAGCTGTCCGAGATTCCGCTTCCGTGCATAACCCAGATACAGGCAACCGGAGCCGACTTCAAGTACTTTACCGTAGTGAAGGAGATAACCGACAGCCAGGTGCGGTTTTTCGATTCGGAAAAGCACCAGTGGACAGCCATTGCCAAAGATGATTTTGCAAGCAGATTTTCGGAAATTGTGTTACTGGCTCAAGCCGGGGAAAAGGCGGGCGAAAAGGACTATGCAGAGAAAATAAAAACGGAAAAAAGGGTGCGCCTGGGGCAATATATTTTAACTTTATGCTTACCCGCACTGCTGCTTTCCGCCGGGATATTGGCGTTTGCGCAAGTTGGCAGCGGTGCCGTGCTACCCTTCATATTTTCAGTCTTTACGTTGGCGGGCTGCGCCATCAGTACCTTGTTGCTATGGTATGAAGTCGATCAGTACAACCCGGCTTTGCATCAAATATGCAGTTCCGGAACCAAGGTAAATTGCGGGGCGGTGCTGCAATCAAAAGCGGCTAAAATTGCAGGCATCAGTTGGAGTGTTGTTGGATTCAGCTATTTTATGGGGTTGTTATTGCTGCCGCTGTTTTTGGGACTGGCCAGCCCGGTAACGCTATTTACGGCAAGCTGGGGCAATGCACTGGCGCTGCCCTATATTTTTTTTTCCATTTATTATCAATGGCACATTGTCAAACAATGGTGCATGCTGTGCCTCGGCGTACAGGGGCTGCTTGCCTTGCAATTTGCAGCTGCGCTTATCGGCGGCTGGCACGGTATCATGCCGTTTAGCACACTGTTTACACCCGTAGTATTTTTGCAAGCCCTTGCGGCTTTTGCCATACCGCTTATAGTAAGCGCCATACTATTGCCTGCACTGCAAAAGGCGAAAGAAAGCAAAGAACTTACTATCAAGCTACAAAAACTGAAGCACAACAGGCAGGTATTTGAAGCCCTGCTGCCAAAACAGAAAGAAGTAACCGCAGTTCCGGCAGGCCTGGGCATTACTTTGGGCAACCCCAATGCCGCCTATAAGTTGATTAAGGTGTGCAATCCCTACTGCACCCCCTGCGCAAAGGCGCACCAACCCATGGAGGACTTGTTAGATAACAACCCCGACGTGCAGGTGCAGATATTGTTTGTTGCAACCAATGACGAACACGATAATAGAACTCCGCCGGTTAAGCACTTACTGGCCATTGCCGAAACAGGTAACGAAACCGTCACCAAGCACGCGCTGGACGATTGGTATTTTGCAGAAACGAAAGACTACGGGCAGTTTGCGGGCAAGTACCCGATGAATGGCGAACTGAACCGGCAAGCCCCCAAGATAGCCGAAATGAAGGCGTGGTGCGACAGCACAAAAATAGAATTTACCCCAACCTTTTTCGTCGCCCTTGCCAGTGACGAAAGCAACGGACAGGCAACATATTATCAGTTACCCGAAATGTACAGCGTAAGTGATCTAAAGTACTTTTTCACCGTGTAG
- a CDS encoding TlpA family protein disulfide reductase, producing the protein MNFETLIQTKFDYKDSTHINSGNVFFTLYNGHPQPQIDAYRANFSAALNHIGTRNGLDIFLSEKHIHQLADSYARLILKEFPNIKADEKLSNEIKKYCYINVTRFLIYDLCLSYKKPTKNPEIKNNIATNVNRIITGYHSQKDLFSSPDYWMPYSRAYFFYKDALKLDYNGIIEKFDHCNDTVKQYIILRCFRDGITGMQKVNGSFSYALEKFTYPPFKEAALKYLSDPNLGSQISRNLNSTLRNTEIFDTNDKKLQYLDVFKTSTQSYILFDFCGTWCKPCLDEIAQYSQNQHLDNSAKVKPIWLFFENDKTKWIAVIEKYHLKKENCFIILDKGFINEFAKSFNWAQEFPHHFLFTKEGEMIDEKAASLNEFNEDELKTNR; encoded by the coding sequence ATGAATTTTGAAACATTAATACAAACTAAATTTGATTATAAAGATTCCACCCACATCAATTCCGGCAACGTCTTTTTTACGCTCTACAACGGGCATCCTCAACCTCAGATCGACGCCTACCGGGCTAATTTTTCTGCAGCTTTAAATCATATAGGCACCCGAAACGGCCTGGACATTTTTTTATCAGAAAAGCATATTCATCAACTCGCCGATTCGTACGCCAGATTAATCTTAAAGGAATTTCCAAACATTAAAGCTGATGAAAAACTGTCAAATGAAATAAAAAAATACTGTTACATAAACGTTACCCGGTTCCTGATTTACGACCTCTGTCTATCTTACAAAAAACCCACCAAAAACCCTGAAATTAAAAACAACATCGCAACAAATGTCAACAGGATCATTACAGGATATCATTCACAAAAAGACTTGTTCAGTTCACCTGATTACTGGATGCCCTATTCCAGGGCTTATTTTTTTTATAAAGATGCTTTGAAATTAGATTACAACGGAATAATCGAAAAATTCGATCATTGTAATGATACAGTCAAACAATACATAATACTCCGTTGCTTCAGAGATGGGATCACTGGCATGCAAAAAGTTAATGGATCATTCAGCTATGCCTTGGAAAAATTTACGTACCCGCCTTTTAAGGAAGCCGCTTTAAAATATCTGAGTGACCCCAATTTAGGCAGCCAGATTTCCCGTAATTTAAACAGCACATTAAGAAACACAGAAATATTTGACACCAACGATAAGAAGCTTCAATACTTAGATGTATTCAAAACCAGTACTCAATCCTACATTTTATTTGATTTTTGTGGTACCTGGTGCAAACCTTGTTTAGACGAAATCGCCCAATATTCCCAAAATCAACATTTAGATAATTCTGCAAAAGTAAAACCAATATGGCTGTTTTTTGAAAACGATAAAACGAAATGGATAGCTGTTATAGAAAAGTATCATCTAAAAAAAGAGAATTGTTTTATCATACTCGATAAGGGGTTTATTAATGAATTTGCCAAAAGTTTTAATTGGGCACAAGAGTTTCCGCATCATTTTCTTTTTACTAAAGAAGGCGAAATGATTGATGAAAAGGCAGCCTCATTAAATGAATTTAACGAAGATGAATTAAAAACAAACAGATAA
- a CDS encoding TlpA family protein disulfide reductase yields MQSKILLLLLFCMIALIARAQNDTTLKFTDLQKDSSVKVDSVKKDTSAVRNLGDPAPPLRVREWIKGTPVTSFEKGKVYVVEFWATWCAPCVASMPHLSALARKYKGRVTFSAVSVHEDRGTRGATAEKLKAFVEGMGNKMDFNVASQDTSFTVRDWLEAYHRDYIPATFVVDGQGRVAWIGHPLKLDTVLKKIIKNTWDIEAESSRRKYADSSQKYLEILDDTVASLVRHYKGKYSDLNDLGFPDSTLMVVEKMVKQEPKLKYAPWTAKYTFTALLRADPNKAYEFGKQAMASPYAWYAYTSIIDDIKDDSRKLTTPKEIYLLGAECYQAKIDRSPPYSSIDDMAKLHHEMADWYRRGGDKVKAIAAEKKAIKLWEKELKTVKKVLE; encoded by the coding sequence ATGCAATCAAAAATTCTATTGTTGCTCCTTTTCTGTATGATAGCGCTCATTGCACGGGCGCAAAACGATACAACGCTTAAATTTACCGACTTGCAAAAAGACTCGTCCGTTAAAGTTGACAGTGTAAAAAAAGACACTTCAGCTGTCCGCAACTTAGGTGACCCCGCCCCACCTTTGCGCGTTCGGGAGTGGATTAAAGGAACACCTGTTACAAGTTTTGAAAAAGGCAAGGTGTACGTAGTTGAGTTTTGGGCAACCTGGTGCGCTCCCTGTGTTGCCTCCATGCCCCATCTTTCGGCTTTAGCCCGCAAATATAAAGGCAGGGTCACTTTTTCAGCCGTCAGTGTGCATGAAGATCGAGGAACCAGAGGCGCTACCGCAGAAAAACTCAAGGCTTTTGTTGAGGGAATGGGTAATAAAATGGATTTCAATGTAGCTTCGCAAGACACCAGTTTTACCGTACGTGACTGGTTGGAAGCGTATCATCGGGACTATATTCCCGCTACCTTTGTGGTAGATGGCCAGGGAAGAGTCGCCTGGATCGGCCACCCGCTCAAACTCGATACCGTTTTAAAGAAAATAATAAAGAACACATGGGATATTGAAGCGGAATCGTCAAGAAGAAAATATGCAGATAGCAGTCAGAAATATTTAGAAATTTTGGATGATACGGTAGCGTCCCTGGTGCGCCATTATAAGGGAAAGTATTCCGACCTGAATGATTTGGGTTTCCCCGATTCTACCCTGATGGTAGTTGAAAAGATGGTTAAACAGGAACCGAAGTTGAAATATGCGCCTTGGACGGCTAAATATACTTTTACTGCGCTACTCAGAGCCGACCCCAACAAGGCTTATGAGTTCGGCAAGCAGGCCATGGCATCTCCATACGCATGGTACGCTTACACCAGCATTATTGACGACATAAAGGACGATTCGCGCAAATTGACTACTCCGAAGGAAATTTACCTGTTAGGCGCTGAATGCTATCAGGCTAAAATCGACCGCTCGCCGCCGTATTCATCAATTGATGATATGGCAAAGCTGCACCACGAAATGGCGGACTGGTACAGACGGGGAGGCGATAAAGTAAAGGCTATCGCAGCAGAGAAAAAAGCCATTAAACTGTGGGAAAAGGAACTCAAAACAGTTAAAAAAGTGTTAGAATAA
- a CDS encoding TerC family protein: protein MDLLHKLLGEDIQAGLLVILNLILIESLLSVDNAAVLATMVLDLPKHQRNKALRYGIIGAYVLRGVCLFLAAWLVKIWWLKPIGGFYLLYLSFNYFKGKIQAANNGGEAESIDKSQNWLYRSTVGMFGVFWSTVALVELMDLAFSIDNVFAAVAFTDHVFLIYTGVFIGILAMRFVAQAFVKLMEKFTFLETVAFIVIGVLGIKLSVSLYTHFYPGTPAAEMLEGKHVDVFVSIFTVAIFVIPVLTSILFNFPKRNIMKPEIAEEAEDVLDRS from the coding sequence ATGGACTTATTACACAAATTACTGGGGGAAGATATACAGGCGGGCTTGCTGGTGATACTCAACTTAATATTGATAGAAAGCCTGCTTTCTGTTGACAATGCCGCTGTGCTGGCTACTATGGTATTGGATTTGCCAAAGCACCAGCGCAATAAAGCGCTGCGTTATGGAATTATAGGTGCTTATGTGCTGCGGGGCGTTTGTTTGTTTTTGGCAGCGTGGCTTGTTAAGATCTGGTGGCTAAAACCAATAGGCGGCTTTTACCTGCTTTACCTTAGCTTTAACTATTTTAAAGGAAAAATTCAGGCGGCCAATAATGGCGGCGAGGCTGAATCGATAGACAAGAGCCAGAACTGGCTTTACCGCTCAACGGTAGGCATGTTTGGGGTATTTTGGTCAACAGTGGCGCTTGTGGAATTGATGGACCTTGCCTTTTCTATTGACAACGTGTTTGCAGCGGTAGCATTTACCGATCACGTATTTTTAATATATACCGGTGTTTTTATAGGCATCCTGGCTATGCGTTTTGTAGCGCAGGCTTTTGTAAAGCTGATGGAGAAATTTACCTTTTTAGAAACGGTTGCTTTTATAGTGATCGGGGTATTGGGCATTAAGCTTTCGGTTTCATTATACACCCATTTTTATCCCGGCACACCGGCGGCCGAAATGCTTGAAGGTAAACATGTGGATGTTTTTGTATCCATATTTACGGTAGCTATTTTCGTGATCCCGGTGCTTACTTCTATCCTGTTCAATTTCCCGAAACGGAATATAATGAAACCGGAAATAGCTGAAGAAGCAGAGGACGTGCTGGACAGGAGCTAA
- a CDS encoding TerD family protein, which produces MAINLQKGQKIDIGLSKMTVGLGWNPNEGTGYEFDLDVSAIMIDANRFVPADEFFVFYNNVDSPDAAVHHTGDDPSGGNSDGGDDESINIDLTKVDSKIQEILFVVTIHEAQPRRQNFGQVRDSYIRIIDDLTGNEVCKYELGEDFSIETAIEFGRLYRRNGQWKFEASGVGYKEDLAFFLSKYFKGQIIK; this is translated from the coding sequence ATGGCTATCAATTTACAAAAAGGACAGAAAATAGATATCGGCTTATCTAAAATGACAGTGGGTTTGGGCTGGAACCCGAACGAAGGTACAGGATACGAATTTGACCTGGATGTGTCGGCAATAATGATAGATGCCAACCGCTTTGTTCCTGCAGATGAATTCTTTGTTTTTTATAATAATGTCGATTCGCCCGACGCGGCTGTTCACCATACCGGCGATGACCCGTCAGGCGGCAACAGCGATGGCGGCGATGACGAATCCATTAATATCGATCTTACTAAGGTGGATTCGAAGATCCAGGAAATACTTTTCGTGGTTACCATTCATGAAGCGCAGCCCCGCCGGCAAAACTTTGGGCAGGTGCGCGATTCCTATATCCGCATCATCGACGATCTTACCGGCAACGAAGTTTGCAAGTATGAGCTCGGCGAAGATTTTTCAATTGAAACTGCCATTGAGTTTGGCCGTTTATACAGGCGCAATGGCCAGTGGAAGTTCGAAGCTTCCGGCGTGGGTTATAAAGAGGATCTTGCCTTCTTTTTAAGCAAGTATTTTAAAGGACAAATTATAAAATAA
- a CDS encoding TerD family protein produces the protein MAINLVKGQTIDLRKNDGGENYDLSSVTIGLGWDVRQTKSSGFLGKLFGGGEEETEYDLDAIAFLLDKNGKVANMGRTTQTSSGKTISLYEGDVIYFNSMKHPSGNIWLTGDNRTGAGDGDDEQIIVKLDALDPKFDRILFIVAIYQGRKNNQHFGMVDNAFIRAVDNRGKEIAKFSLSGDATYNGMCSMTFAEVYRRDGSWKFRAIGDPHPTDNFLEILKNYKA, from the coding sequence ATGGCTATAAACCTGGTAAAAGGTCAAACTATTGACCTTAGGAAAAATGACGGCGGCGAAAATTACGACCTGTCGTCGGTTACTATTGGCTTGGGATGGGACGTTAGGCAAACCAAAAGCAGCGGCTTTTTAGGCAAACTTTTTGGCGGCGGAGAGGAAGAAACCGAGTATGATTTGGATGCTATTGCTTTCCTTCTTGATAAAAACGGCAAAGTGGCCAACATGGGCCGTACTACCCAAACCAGCAGCGGCAAAACCATCAGCCTTTATGAAGGTGACGTGATCTATTTCAACTCCATGAAACATCCCTCAGGTAATATCTGGCTTACAGGCGATAACCGCACAGGTGCCGGTGATGGTGATGATGAGCAGATAATTGTAAAGCTTGACGCGCTTGACCCAAAGTTCGACAGGATCCTTTTTATTGTGGCCATTTACCAGGGCCGCAAAAACAACCAGCATTTTGGCATGGTTGATAATGCATTTATACGGGCGGTTGACAACCGGGGCAAAGAGATTGCAAAATTCAGCCTCTCCGGCGATGCCACCTATAATGGCATGTGCTCCATGACCTTTGCCGAAGTTTATCGCAGGGATGGTTCGTGGAAGTTCAGGGCAATTGGCGATCCGCATCCCACTGATAATTTCCTGGAGATTTTAAAGAACTATAAAGCTTAA
- a CDS encoding HAD family hydrolase — protein sequence MQYYRHYSFDLWLTLIKSNPGFKARRAEIFHRDFNPYHKSLEEVIQVFRQVDLMCNAVNENTGQNIDAEEMYLMVISLINDNRLNLSDIDIAKLYADMELLLFDYLPVIYSPVTIEVLDHLKTKSGGTFGLLSNTGFIKGITLKKVLVELKIDQYFDFQLYSDEAGMSKPNPAFFQLMLQHIAQVNHPKQIDLNDIIHVGDNPVADIAGAQAAGIKTMLINSNGLDITNLKN from the coding sequence ATGCAGTATTACCGGCATTATTCTTTTGATCTTTGGCTAACGCTTATAAAATCAAACCCCGGCTTTAAAGCCCGGCGGGCAGAGATCTTTCACCGCGATTTTAACCCATACCATAAAAGCTTGGAAGAGGTGATACAGGTTTTCAGGCAGGTTGACCTGATGTGCAATGCGGTTAATGAAAATACCGGGCAGAATATTGATGCTGAGGAAATGTACCTGATGGTGATCAGTTTAATAAACGATAACCGGTTAAACCTAAGCGACATCGATATCGCAAAGCTCTACGCCGATATGGAACTGTTACTTTTTGATTACCTGCCCGTAATATATTCCCCTGTAACAATTGAGGTGCTCGATCATCTAAAAACTAAAAGCGGCGGCACATTCGGCTTACTCAGCAATACCGGCTTTATTAAAGGCATAACATTAAAAAAAGTACTGGTGGAATTAAAAATAGATCAATATTTTGATTTTCAGCTTTACTCTGACGAAGCCGGAATGTCAAAGCCTAACCCGGCCTTTTTTCAATTAATGCTTCAACATATAGCGCAGGTAAATCATCCCAAACAAATTGATTTAAATGATATTATACACGTGGGTGATAACCCGGTGGCTGATATAGCGGGCGCTCAGGCTGCGGGCATAAAAACCATGCTTATTAATTCAAACGGGCTGGATATAACTAATTTAAAAAATTAA
- a CDS encoding phosphoribosyltransferase family protein, producing the protein MNTTFSLHHIDNPALFGFNPDDYSRFKFGDDAVAKHFGTTLADGFIRSHLEQEPILQQIAVISSPYSFIPTATFAMKTWFVYRLNRWLAQNGYPVVQETKVHRTITYKEDYGELNAEERINLIGNDSFHIDKHFLAGKTLLFLDDIKITGSHERMIMKMVNAYGLQNDIYMLYFAELVNKSIHPNIENLLNYHQVKTIFDLEPIIKSGQFIINTRIVKYILNYNFECFRIFIENQDQSFVNLLYDMALGNGYHTIDAYAKNLNFITDNLFINNKNLIKHGN; encoded by the coding sequence ATGAACACCACCTTTTCATTACATCATATAGATAACCCGGCATTATTTGGTTTTAACCCTGATGATTACAGCCGCTTTAAGTTTGGTGATGATGCCGTTGCAAAACATTTTGGCACCACCCTTGCCGACGGCTTTATCCGGTCGCATCTGGAGCAGGAGCCTATTTTGCAGCAAATTGCAGTGATCTCCAGCCCCTACTCCTTTATCCCTACGGCCACCTTTGCCATGAAAACATGGTTTGTTTACCGGCTTAACCGCTGGCTGGCACAAAATGGATATCCCGTGGTGCAGGAAACAAAAGTACACCGCACCATTACCTATAAGGAGGATTATGGCGAGTTGAATGCAGAGGAAAGGATCAACCTCATCGGTAACGATTCGTTCCATATTGATAAACATTTTTTGGCGGGCAAAACACTGCTATTTTTAGATGATATAAAAATTACCGGCAGCCACGAGCGCATGATTATGAAAATGGTTAATGCCTACGGCCTGCAAAATGATATTTATATGCTTTACTTTGCAGAGCTTGTAAACAAAAGCATTCACCCTAATATTGAGAACCTGCTGAACTACCACCAGGTAAAAACTATATTTGACCTGGAACCGATCATCAAAAGCGGGCAGTTTATCATTAATACCCGGATAGTGAAATACATCCTGAATTACAATTTTGAATGCTTCCGCATTTTTATTGAAAACCAGGACCAAAGTTTTGTTAATTTGCTTTATGACATGGCGCTTGGCAACGGCTATCATACGATTGATGCCTACGCCAAAAACCTTAACTTTATTACGGACAACCTATTTATAAACAATAAAAACTTAATTAAACATGGCAATTAA
- a CDS encoding TerD family protein — protein sequence MAINLQKGQRENIGAPKFTIGLGWDTNSSSTGSAFDLDASVFVLGENKRLLADEYFVFYNNLKSPDGAVEHTGDNLTGEGDGDDEQIKIDLSKIDPKATEICVVVTIHEAENRRQNFGQVRNSFIRIFDTATNADLLNYELEEDFSIETAVEFGRIYKRDNNWKFEAVGAGMKGGLQDYLNKYQ from the coding sequence ATGGCAATTAATTTGCAAAAAGGGCAGCGTGAAAATATCGGCGCTCCCAAATTTACCATTGGTTTAGGATGGGATACCAACAGTTCATCAACAGGCAGCGCTTTTGATTTGGACGCATCTGTTTTTGTACTAGGAGAAAACAAGAGATTACTGGCCGACGAATATTTTGTATTTTATAACAACCTTAAATCACCGGATGGCGCTGTTGAACACACTGGCGATAACCTGACCGGCGAAGGCGATGGTGACGATGAGCAAATAAAGATCGATCTTTCAAAAATAGATCCTAAAGCTACCGAGATCTGCGTAGTGGTTACCATTCACGAAGCTGAAAACCGCAGGCAAAACTTTGGCCAGGTACGTAACTCGTTCATCCGCATTTTTGATACTGCAACCAATGCTGATCTTTTAAATTACGAACTGGAAGAAGATTTTTCTATTGAAACTGCTGTTGAGTTCGGCAGGATCTACAAACGCGATAACAACTGGAAGTTTGAGGCCGTTGGCGCAGGCATGAAAGGCGGCCTGCAGGATTATTTAAACAAATACCAATAA
- a CDS encoding TerD family protein: MAINLQKGQRISLEKSNGSKLQSVCVGINWGAIEKKGLFGFGVTKEAVDLDASCALFDDAKNLIDVVYFGNLRSKDGAVQHSGDDLTGDMDGDDGLDNEVITLDLSRLNPAVNYVAFVLNSFRGQDFGTIPFASIRIYEGTPKRVNEVYATYDIGHSKDFAGHVSMVMGVFYKKNAEWKFNAIGEPTRDRKLEETVKTVSQNYL; this comes from the coding sequence ATGGCTATCAATCTTCAAAAAGGCCAGCGCATTAGCCTGGAGAAAAGCAATGGCAGCAAGCTGCAAAGCGTTTGCGTAGGCATTAACTGGGGTGCTATTGAAAAAAAAGGCCTGTTTGGCTTTGGGGTAACCAAAGAAGCCGTTGACCTTGATGCCAGCTGCGCTTTATTTGACGACGCCAAAAACCTGATAGATGTGGTTTACTTTGGCAACCTGCGTTCAAAAGATGGCGCGGTACAGCACAGCGGCGATGACCTTACCGGCGATATGGATGGTGATGACGGCCTGGATAATGAAGTAATAACGCTTGATCTTTCGCGGTTAAACCCGGCGGTAAATTACGTCGCCTTTGTACTAAACAGTTTTCGCGGACAGGATTTTGGGACTATTCCCTTTGCCTCTATCCGTATTTATGAAGGCACGCCAAAAAGGGTGAACGAAGTTTACGCTACCTATGATATAGGGCATAGTAAAGATTTTGCTGGTCATGTATCCATGGTAATGGGCGTGTTTTACAAAAAGAACGCCGAGTGGAAATTCAATGCCATTGGCGAGCCCACCCGCGACAGGAAGCTGGAAGAAACCGTAAAAACTGTTAGCCAAAACTATTTATAA
- a CDS encoding toxic anion resistance protein, which yields MDSTLNNDELNITPVKLDISNTTPVKLDKEGNVDLANISPDEVKKYSEISKAIDPKDVNSILNYGTEVQSSMEKYSNTFLTSVRTYNAGEVGGLINELLTELNYIDVDELNQNAFTSFISHIPFVKKLVFDAKKLFQKYDTVINNIDKITNKIKAGRINSIKDNASLQTMFDSNVSYIHQMEELIISGQLKLTELNEQLAQMDANPSAYNDYEIADMRDFTNRLDKRLADLKVVRFIMLQSLAQIRVVQNNNTSIAEKAQSIVSTTIPVWKNQLTIAVALNRQKENVEMQKKISDTTNTILQKNAELLKQNSIDVARENEKTVVSLDTLKKTTASLIETLTEVKRIHEEGTQNRKTLNTELQTLETELKKTVTNQ from the coding sequence ATGGACAGCACATTAAATAACGACGAGCTTAACATTACCCCGGTTAAGCTGGATATCAGCAACACTACCCCGGTAAAACTGGATAAGGAAGGCAACGTTGACCTTGCCAATATCAGCCCGGATGAAGTAAAAAAGTACAGCGAAATAAGCAAAGCTATTGATCCTAAAGATGTGAACTCTATACTGAACTATGGCACCGAAGTGCAAAGTTCAATGGAAAAGTACAGTAACACGTTTTTAACCTCAGTGCGTACCTATAACGCTGGTGAAGTTGGCGGCCTCATTAATGAGTTGCTGACCGAGCTGAATTATATTGACGTGGATGAACTGAACCAAAATGCGTTCACCTCGTTCATTTCACATATCCCTTTTGTAAAAAAACTGGTATTTGATGCCAAAAAGTTATTTCAGAAGTATGATACAGTAATTAACAACATCGATAAGATCACCAATAAGATCAAAGCCGGCAGGATCAATTCCATTAAAGATAACGCATCGCTGCAAACTATGTTCGACAGCAATGTAAGCTACATCCACCAGATGGAGGAACTGATCATCTCCGGCCAGTTAAAGCTTACCGAACTTAATGAGCAGCTTGCGCAAATGGATGCCAACCCATCGGCCTACAACGATTATGAAATAGCCGATATGCGCGATTTCACCAACAGGCTTGATAAGCGGCTGGCAGACCTAAAGGTGGTGCGCTTTATTATGCTACAGTCGCTGGCGCAGATCAGGGTGGTGCAAAACAACAATACCAGCATTGCCGAAAAAGCACAGTCCATCGTATCCACCACCATCCCGGTTTGGAAAAATCAGCTTACCATTGCCGTTGCATTGAACAGGCAAAAGGAAAACGTGGAAATGCAGAAAAAGATCTCGGACACCACCAATACCATCCTTCAAAAAAATGCCGAACTGCTAAAACAGAACAGCATTGATGTGGCCCGCGAAAATGAAAAAACTGTAGTGTCACTGGATACCCTGAAGAAAACAACGGCATCGCTTATTGAAACGTTGACAGAAGTAAAACGGATCCACGAAGAAGGCACCCAAAACCGCAAAACGTTAAACACCGAATTGCAAACCCTGGAAACCGAGTTAAAAAAGACAGTGACTAACCAATAA
- a CDS encoding phosphatidylglycerophosphatase A family protein — protein MILKFNKIIASIFGIGFLKGGGTYAALVTCGFIWLLWQQPFFQNPLYLLIITVIITLWGVYVSNKVEPDWGEDSSRVVIDEVAGMLITMLFIPANIYFLLAGFVLFRFFDIVKPLFIRKMEALPSGTGVMMDDVLAGIYSNIVLWLGYFVWMKFGH, from the coding sequence GTGATACTTAAGTTCAACAAAATAATAGCATCAATTTTTGGAATTGGATTTCTTAAGGGAGGCGGCACTTATGCAGCGTTAGTAACCTGCGGTTTCATTTGGTTGTTGTGGCAACAACCCTTTTTTCAAAACCCCTTATACCTGCTTATCATCACTGTGATAATAACCCTTTGGGGCGTTTACGTGAGCAATAAGGTAGAACCCGATTGGGGCGAAGACAGTTCGCGGGTGGTGATTGATGAAGTTGCCGGGATGTTGATTACCATGTTATTTATCCCTGCCAATATCTATTTCTTATTAGCAGGTTTTGTGCTGTTCCGGTTTTTTGATATTGTAAAACCATTATTTATCCGCAAAATGGAGGCCCTACCCAGCGGCACAGGTGTAATGATGGACGATGTGTTAGCGGGCATATATTCAAATATAGTTTTGTGGCTTGGCTATTTTGTTTGGATGAAGTTCGGGCATTAA